The Primulina huaijiensis isolate GDHJ02 chromosome 10, ASM1229523v2, whole genome shotgun sequence region agTAAAAATTGAATATTGTGAAACTTACATaattttaattgtgatttttttatcttaaaatgtttaattttaatattttttatataaataaataagggTAATAATAGTCCGCACAACCTAACCTTTGCTCAACAGAACTAGGCTCCTAAAAAGTTGCATTCTATcatttttaaaagatcaaagaaCTGTTGAGATAATTATATTTGCTAGAAGATCGATTGATGGTCCAACTCTAAGGTTGGACTGCCAAAAGAATACTAAAACGTGACCTAGCCTGTGTTTAGGGCTCGATGTTCATCACTTGGAAAGGAAGTGAATGAAGGGGGGATAGCGTGAGGAGCGTACAAGGCTGAAAAATTACGACATGTGTCACAGTCGTTAAAGTTGTCAAAATGGACGTCTATCCGTCAAATTATGAGTCATGACGAGTTGCGATCAATCcgtcaaatataattaaaaattgaaagatttgTCATTCTCATCTCGTCAAATAGCGCTGGTTGGATTGACAATATCTCAACTCGCCCCCTAGCTTTTTTTGACAACTCTAACCGTCGCAAATgttattgttttgttttgttgttttgCCACTATAGATATAAAAAAGATATCAGAAATAATATGAGTGAGTTGTAGGAGTTTGAGACATACTCAAATTATGTGGATTGTAATCTTATCAGTATTGTTACGTGGCGTTTAGATTATTGTATGATTATAATATTTGAGTTACAATATTATTATCAGCTATAATCTTGAGTAAAACAACAACACTCAATCTTACTATTAGTATTAAAGCTCATCTATTTGGCTAAACTTTATCTAGAACCACATTTGAAGaagttattaaatttgaataaaaagtaTCTTTAATGATATTACTAGCCACGTGATTTGCATGTGTAGAAAGcggaaatgattttttttttaaatgaatgtAAAATAATTTGTGTTTATCTCTCtgtcttaaaaaatataatagagatttataaattaaaatttgtcgACCAAAGAGACCATCAATTACTATGATGACATTTTGCTTCATAAATTCGAATGATTATTGATGTGATCCAAGTAAATCGGGTACGAGAGAAGTGGGCAATCTACCAGATCGAATTAATAATTTTgtgtttagggaatttgagtaaagataatggcttcaatgatacatgcaaacaatgaaaagaaatcgtgaatgggcgtcggaggggtgtcctgcgtgaccactccgatgcttaattCAGTAGGTTTTCGGATGAACACAAGTAATATTTGATAGAAAATATGTAAATGTTTGAGTTCAAAGTTTTTCAGAGcctgtaaatgacattaatacctgcttaTTTATAGTAAAATATGTGGTATGTACCTCGTTTCCCGTGCCATATACTAAATATCTCAAGTCGGCTGCTCATGCTTATAGCTTCTGATTGCTTCTAGGACACCCCTATTCCAAGTGGTTCTGACAAATTTAGACAGCCTGTATCAATCACACTCGAGTGTGGTGCAATTCTCGAGGTGACTCGGGTAGTATGGCACCCGGGTATTAGTTTGAGGGCCCGGGCTATAATGATGATTGCCCGGGAAGAGAAGAAGTGCCCGGGTCCTCAGGAAAGTACCCGGCACATTGGTTCTGATATGGGCTATCCAAGTTATAATCCGGGTTAATGATGACCCTTATACTTATGAGATATCACCAATTATTATAAAAAGAGTCATTTTTCAttgtaaaaatatcatcatagaaaatattttttttaatattattgaaaatacatgaagaattaaattaaattaaatatatattacgtTAGAATATAATGGGTAAAATTGCTTTCGAAAACTAATCAGTAAAAACGAAGATGagaaaataagataaaaaagacttttatagaaaaaaaatacaaataaaaaatacttgtaataattttttgtttaaaaaatgtaTTAAATGTTGTCTAAAAATGGAATCTTGCTGGTCCAATCCGTAGTCTATAAATCCACTTTGGAGGGAAATACATGGAATGATTACTGCCAGATGTATTTCATTTAAGCTTTTAAGGTTTCAGCTCTGCTGTACAATTGCACCTCTCTCTCTCTAGGAACCACTTCATTTAGGGTTTGCAGTAGGCGCCGTTTTTGGATTTCCTCGATCCTTGAGTGGAATCTCTTCTCCTGACAAACAACTTTCCCCAGGTAATTTTCGTCGCAATCTAGTGGAGTTCAGCTTCGGTTGTTGATTGATTACTGTATCCGCGTATTGTATTGTACTGATCAACTTGCTTAGGGATTGATGATACGCAGTGGTTACTTATGAATGTGAAAATCTTAGTTGGGAGTTGGGTCGATATATGTTGATAGATCAAATTGCTTTCTGAAGTTGTTTATGTAGCGGACAGCTTCGGCTGATTTTGTTAGCTTTTGGGTTATTCCTTCCCCTTTTTAACTGTTTTCACGTGGTCTggttcctttttttttctttgtataTGGTTGGAGGAATTAATGGATTATTGTTAAATTGCAGTCGTTTCCCATTATTGTAGATGTAGATTTTATTGGGTTTGAAGGATCAACTTCGGATCTATTTTTGGGTTAGTTTTGTTTACTGAATTTTCATACTGTATGAAAATGATGGATGTAGCACATATATTATGGAGGTTTGGTTATGAAAAAAGCAAAGGACTTCATTTTAGTTGATTTTACGACTGTCAATATGCTAACTGATTCTCTTTAGATGCACTTGATTATtcttaaataaaacataaatcttTTTAATATTCATAGCTATTGACTTCCTAAATGAGTATTTGTCCATTTTTTAAGTCTTTGACATTTAGAAAGACCTAATCCTGGTTTCTATTTTAGCTGTGTAGTCATGGTAATCTGATCCTCACATGTGAACTTGACAGGGGAAATATGGCTATGGAAGTCACTCAAGTTCTTCTTAGTGCACAGTCAGTCAATTCAACTTTAAGGAAGCATGCTGAAGAAACCTTAAAACAGTTTCAGGAGCAAAACCTTCCTGGTTTCTTGTTTTCCCTATCTGGAGAGCTCGCTAGTGAGGAGAAGCCAGTTGAAAGTCGTAAACTAGCTGGTTTGATTTTGAAGAATGCTTTGGATGCCAAGGAGCAGCACAGGAAGTCTGAGCTCGTGCAGAGATGGTTATCATTAGATGCATCTGTGAAGAGCCAAATCAAGTCATGCTTGTTACAGACCCTCTCGTCTCCAGTATCTGATGCTAGGTCAACAGCCTCACAAGTCATTGCAAAAGTTGCTGGCATTGAACTACCGCATAAGCAGTGGCCTGAGCTTATAGGATCCCTTTTATCAAATAGTCACCAGGTCCTTTTTCATGTTAAGCAAGCCTCACTCGAAACTCTGGGATACATGTGTGAAGAAGTTAGCCCGGAGGTTGTTGATCAGGATCAAGTAAACAAAATACTGACAGCTGTTGTCCAAGGCATGAATTCTAATGAAGGAAATACAGAGGTTCGACTTGCTGCCACCCGAGCTCTATATAATGCTCTTGGATTTGCCCAGGCCAACTTTTCTAATGATATGGAGTGCGATTACATATTGAGAGTTGTTTGCGAGGCCACACTCTCGCCAGATGTGAAAATTCGGCAGGCTGCATTTGAGTGTTTGGTCTCAATAGGGTCAACATATTATGATAAATTAGCTCCATATATTCAAGACATTTTCAACATCACATCCAAGGCAGTCCGAGAAGATCAAGAACCTGTTGCTCTTCAAGCAATTGAATTTTGGAGCTCAATATGTGATGAGGAGATTGATATTTTGGAAGAGTATGGTGGTGATTTCACAGCAGACTCCGATGTCCCATGCCATTATTTTATCAAGCAGGCACTCTCTGTACTTGTTCCTTTGTTGTTAGAGACACTTCTTAAGCAAGAAGAGGATCAGGATCAGGATGAAGGTGCTTGGAACCTTGCAATGGCTGGTggtacatgccttggtttggtTACCCGTACTGTGGGGGACGACATTGTACAACTTGTGATGCCATTTATTGAAGAAAATGTAACAAAAGACGATTGGAGGCAAAGAGAAGCTGCCACTTACGCGTTTGGTTCTATACTGGAAGGTCCTTCACCTGAGAAGTTAACCCCTATTGTCAATGTTGCTCTTAGTTTCATGCTCACAGCTTTGACTAATGATCCCAATAGCCATGTAAAGGACACCACTGCATGGACCCTAGGCAGAATATTTGAATTTCTTCATGGTTCAACCATGGTGACCCCCATTATTACCCTGACAAACAGCCAACAAATTATCACAGTTCTCCTCCAGAGCATGAAAGATGCTCCTAATGTTGCTGAGAAAGCCTGCGGTGCTCTCTATTTTCTTGCCCAAGGTTACGAAGATGTGGGATCTACATCTCCCTTGACACCTTATTTCCAAGAAATTGTTCAGTCGCTTCTTAATGTTACTCATAGAGAAGATGCTGGTGAGTCTCGACTTAGGACAGCAGCATATGAGACCCTAAATGAAGTAGTTAGGTGTTCAACTAATGAAACAGCTCACTTAGTGTTGGAACTTGTCCAAGTGCTCATGACAGAGCTTCACAAGACTCTAGAGGCGCAGAAACTTTCATCTGATGAGAGAGAGAAGCAAAATGAATTGCAAGGCCTTCTCTGTGGGTGTTTACAGGTTATCATCCAGAAATTAGGAGCATCAGAATCCACTAAGTATGCCTTCATGCAGTATTCAGATCAGATCATGAATCTTTTTCTCCAAGTATTTGCTTGTAGAAGTGCTACGGTCCATGAGGAAGCAATGCTTGCTATTGGTGCGCTTGCCTATGCTACAGGTCCCAACTTTGCCAAGTACATACCAGATTTTTACAAGTATTTGGAGATGGGTCTCCAGAATTTCGAGGAATACCAAGTTTGTGCTGTTACAGTTGGTGTTGTGGGCGATATCTGCAGGGCACTGGAGGATACGGTCCTACCCTTTTGCGATGGAATCATGACTCAGCTTCTGAAAGACTTGTCAAGCAACCAGCTGCATCGTTCTGTGAAGCCTCCAATCTTTTCATGCTTTGGTGACATAGCTTTAGCAATTGGAGAAAATTTTGAGAAGTATTTGATGTATTCCATGCCCATGCTGCAGAGTGCAGCCGAGTTGTCGGCGCACACAGCAGATGTTGACGATGAAATGCTGGAATATACTAATCTTCTAAGGAATGGAATTTTAGAGGCATATTCTGGGATATTTCAGGGCTTCAAGAATTCTCCTAAGACCCAACTCTTGATTCCATATGCGCCTCATATCCTGCAGTTCCTGGATAGCATATACATGGAGAAAGATATGTGAGTAACTCTAATCTTATAATTTGTTTTTGAGTTCagattttgcttttttttttttcttaaatcttCTTATCTAATTGTTTTATCCATCCATATTAGGGATGATGTTGTCATGAAAACTGCAATTGGAGTCCTTGGAGATCTAGCTGATACTTTGGGAAGTAATGCTGGTTCTTTGATTCAGCAGTCTTTATCAAGCAAAGACTTTTTAGATGAATGCTTGTCTTCAGAGGACCATTTGATTAAAGAATCTGCTGAGTGGGCCAGGATGGCCATTAATCGTGCCATATCTGTCTGATATTGTGTCCACCTGGAAAATATTAGATTGCCTTCATATATATGGTTATGTAAAGTCGGGATCCAAGTTGGACGATAGTTGTGTCATGCCGATCATTGTCATTTGCTGATAGCAGAAGTGTTTTTCTTCTTGGTGTTGCTAACTCATGCATCAGCATCAGTGGATATGGGTTCTTTTTCCATGAGATGGAGTTGGGTAAAGGAGCATCTGAAAACTTTCTTGAAGGACCGAGACGGGGGGTTGTCTATTTTGGTGATTGCGTTGGAGAGGGAGATGATTTTGAACATGCTGGATGGAAATATTGGACACATACTTGTTCCAAGCTAATTTTTAGACTAAAATGGTGGTGTTAGTTGGAGATATGCGATCTTGTATATCTGGTGCTACTTGCTCGTTGGGTGATCAAGCGATAACTGTACTAGTGCTACATTTTGATTATGCGGGATCGAAACCAGTCACCCGTCGCCTTTTTCTgacatattttatatattttaatcgCATACATCATTTTTTCCATTTATTAGTTGGTCTTTATTTTGCATTGGTCCATATCATCTATTTGCATTAAATTTCATTCATTTAGTTAAATTAGCAGTCATATGGGGGTGGTGTCATTAAATCTCAGTCAGGTTATGTATCATTTGTTTTTTAGGTTGTGTATAATTCTTGTTTCACATTATTTATAGTCAAAAGACTATCTCTCCGTGAGAACATGCATGCTGCTGCTCTTTTCTATGCTAAAGGtacaatttttcttcttttgaatGTAGAATAGATTTTGTTTGAAACTGCTCAAGATTTGGATTTTGGCATGTCATGAAATAGTGATGACATAGAAAAGGTTGAGTATATAAGTTTATATGCCATTGTATATATACATGATTTGTTATCTCTTTTATACTcggatttttttcctttttcaatgTAAAGCTTGTTCAGAAATGGTGACGGTTTATGTTCATAAGATTTGTGAATGTTAGTGGCTTACTTATCTTTATGTATATTTATGGGTCCGTTTGTTCATATGATTCATATTCCATCGCAGTATGTTGTTACAATTCCAAGTCCTCGATCCGTTAGTAATTTGGCCTCGGTGGAACCATCAGTTAACCGaaaatgtacatatatataataataaattatgcatgcccaaaatgtatatatatacatcccAATTTGTTATAGAATCACATGTATGACGAAGATGGTAGAGGAGTAAGACAAGTGACTCAGCCCCTTCGCGTCACTTCCTATCTATCAACCCTTCTTGGCCACTAAATCTGAAAGTTATCCTTTTCTCCTACAAatcattatatataataataaattatgcatgcatgtgtgtaaaagtataataaataataattttattaaattttatgtttaatttaattagaaCTTCAAGTAATGATTAATGAATTATTGATATAAGATATTTTgctgttggaaaattttgaaataaatcgAGGGATGTTTcgaaaataatagtaatataataaaaaaaaagactgTACACGTCAAAACAATTACTCCCCCTAACGATCCTTTAGTTCTTAGCTTCCTCCGTCTCTTTCttccttaattattaattaacaaTTTGGACTCTGCTGCCCAAAGTTGACCATTTTAAATGCcaattttttattgatttatttttcaattttgtcctttcacactcacacacacacagatcAATTTTGTCCTTTCAATTTTattgatgaaaaatattttttttggttaattgaaaTTCAGATAATAGGTattgtttaatttatattataacatATCGAAaagttttttgtaaaaaaaaaataaaaattcaaaagaaaaccGATCATGGACAAGGGCAACTACCACCACTCTTTTTATCTGCCATTTTTTTCAATCCTAAGATTTCATAATGTGGAAACCACAAATTTTACATCGAAAACGAGCcaataaataatttcttaataacgaaaaagaaaaataacctTTTAATATCTCGTATATAAGATGTATCAGAATATTTTAAGATAACAATATTGTTAGGTTAAACTTATACGAGTGAGAATAATATTAAGATGAATGATTTCTTGGAAAATTTTTGTTCGTTAAGCTACTGACATTGCGTCACTTGATCTAGTTGGCTAGATGAGCCGTAAAAAAGTGACATCAGATCTTAACGATTAATATTGTTTCTACTGTGGACAATGTCAACGGTAGCTAAAGGGTAAGACTGATCTATGAGAGATGTGAGACATCACTAACAGATAGACACGTACTTACCCAAACTCATGAGCATAACATTCCGACCCATTAGCACTCAAGTACGTGCATTATGCGCTGTCAcaaagtataaaaaaaaaattacatcttAACTAACAGTTATAGC contains the following coding sequences:
- the LOC140986099 gene encoding importin subunit beta-1-like, giving the protein MAMEVTQVLLSAQSVNSTLRKHAEETLKQFQEQNLPGFLFSLSGELASEEKPVESRKLAGLILKNALDAKEQHRKSELVQRWLSLDASVKSQIKSCLLQTLSSPVSDARSTASQVIAKVAGIELPHKQWPELIGSLLSNSHQVLFHVKQASLETLGYMCEEVSPEVVDQDQVNKILTAVVQGMNSNEGNTEVRLAATRALYNALGFAQANFSNDMECDYILRVVCEATLSPDVKIRQAAFECLVSIGSTYYDKLAPYIQDIFNITSKAVREDQEPVALQAIEFWSSICDEEIDILEEYGGDFTADSDVPCHYFIKQALSVLVPLLLETLLKQEEDQDQDEGAWNLAMAGGTCLGLVTRTVGDDIVQLVMPFIEENVTKDDWRQREAATYAFGSILEGPSPEKLTPIVNVALSFMLTALTNDPNSHVKDTTAWTLGRIFEFLHGSTMVTPIITLTNSQQIITVLLQSMKDAPNVAEKACGALYFLAQGYEDVGSTSPLTPYFQEIVQSLLNVTHREDAGESRLRTAAYETLNEVVRCSTNETAHLVLELVQVLMTELHKTLEAQKLSSDEREKQNELQGLLCGCLQVIIQKLGASESTKYAFMQYSDQIMNLFLQVFACRSATVHEEAMLAIGALAYATGPNFAKYIPDFYKYLEMGLQNFEEYQVCAVTVGVVGDICRALEDTVLPFCDGIMTQLLKDLSSNQLHRSVKPPIFSCFGDIALAIGENFEKYLMYSMPMLQSAAELSAHTADVDDEMLEYTNLLRNGILEAYSGIFQGFKNSPKTQLLIPYAPHILQFLDSIYMEKDMDDVVMKTAIGVLGDLADTLGSNAGSLIQQSLSSKDFLDECLSSEDHLIKESAEWARMAINRAISV